The following coding sequences are from one Prionailurus viverrinus isolate Anna chromosome D2, UM_Priviv_1.0, whole genome shotgun sequence window:
- the OPN4 gene encoding melanopsin isoform X2 yields the protein MNPPSGPRTQEPSCVATPASPSRWDGYRSSTSSLDQPLPISPTAARAQAAAWIPFPTVDVPDHAHYTLGTVILLVGLTGILGNLMVIYTFCRSRGLRTPANMFIINLAVSDFFMSFTQAPVFFASSLHKRWLFGEAGCEFYAFCGALFGITSMITLMAIALDRYLVITHPLATIGVVSKRRAALVLLGVWLYALAWSLPPFFGWSAYVPEGLLTSCSWDYMSFTPSVRAYTMLLFCFVFFLPLLVIVYCYIFIFRAIRETGQALQTFRACEGGGRSPRQRQRLQREWKMAKIELLVILLFVLSWAPYSIVALMAFAGYAHVLTPYMNSVPAVIAKASAIHNPIIYAITHPKYRMAIAQHLPCLGVLLGVSGQHTGPYASYRSTHRSTLSSQASDLSWISGRRRQASLGSESEVGWMDTEAAAVWGAAQQVSGRFPCSQGLEDMEAKAPVRPQGREAETPGQTKGLLPSQDPRM from the exons ATGAACCCTCCTTCAGGGCCCAGAACCCAGGAGCCCAGCTGTGTGGCCACCCCAGCTTCACCCAGCAGGTGGGACGGCTACCGGAGCAGCACTTCCAGCCTGGACCAACCTCTACCCATCAGTCCCACG GCAGCCAGGGCTCAGGCTGCTGCCTGGATACCTTTTCCCACAGTTGATGTTCCAGACCATGCCCACTACACCCTGGGCACAGTGATCCTGCTGGTGGGGCTCACAGGGATTCTGGGCAATCTGATGGTCATCTATACTTTCTGCAG GAGCAGAGGACTCAGGACACCTGCCAACATGTTCATTATCAACCTCGCGGTCAGTGACTTTTTCATGTCCTTCACCCAGGCCCCTGTCTTCTTCGCCAGCAGCCTCCATAAGCGGTGGCTCTTCGGGGAGGCAG GCTGCGAGTTCTATGCCTTCTGTGGGGCTCTCTTTGGCATCACCTCCATGATCACCCTGATGGCCATTGCTCTGGACCGCTACCTGGTGATCACGCACCCACTGGCCACCATCGGGGTGGTGTCCAAGAGGCGGGCGGCGCTTGTCCTGCTGGGCGTCTGGCTCTATGCCCTAGCCTGGAGTCTGCCACCCTTCTTTGGCTGGA GCGCCTACGTACCAGAGGGGCTGCTGACCTCCTGCTCCTGGGACTACATGAGCTTCACGCCATCAGTTCGAGCCTACACCATGCTGCTCTTCTGCTTTGTGTTCTTCTTGCCCCTGCTGGTCATCGTCTACTGCTACATCTTCATCTTCAGGGCCATCCGGGAGACAGGCCA GGCTCTCCAGACCTTCAGGGCCTGCGAGGGTGGTGGTAGGTCCCCCCGGCAACGGCAGCGGCTGCAGAGAGAGTGGAAAATGGCCAAGATCGAGCTGCTGGTCATCCTTCTCTTCGTGCTCTCCTGGGCCCCCTACTCCATTGTGGCCCTGATGGCCTTTGCTGG GTACGCGCATGTGCTGACACCCTACATGAACTCGGTGCCAGCTGTCATCGCCAAGGCCTCTGCCATCCACAACCCCATCATTTATGCCATCACCCACCCCAAGTACAG AATGGCCATTGCCCAGCACCTGCCCTGCCTGGGGGTGCTGCTGGGCGTGTCGGGCCAGCACACTGGCCCCTACGCCAGCTACCGCTCTACCCACCGCTCCACACTCAGCAGCCAGGCCTCGGACCTCAGCTGGATCTCTGGACGGAGACGCCAGGCATCCCTAGGCTCAGAGAGTGAGGTG GGCTGGATGGACACGGAGGCCGCAGCTGTGTGGGGGGCTGCGCAGCAAGTGAGTGGACGGTTCCCCTGCAGTCAGGGCCTGGAGGACATGGAAGCCAAGGCCCCTGTCAGGCCCCAGGGACGGGAAGCAGAGACGCCTGGGCAG ACCAAAGGGCTGCTCCCCAGCCAGGACCCCAGGATGTAG
- the OPN4 gene encoding melanopsin isoform X1 — protein sequence MNPPSGPRTQEPSCVATPASPSRWDGYRSSTSSLDQPLPISPTAARAQAAAWIPFPTVDVPDHAHYTLGTVILLVGLTGILGNLMVIYTFCRSRGLRTPANMFIINLAVSDFFMSFTQAPVFFASSLHKRWLFGEAGCEFYAFCGALFGITSMITLMAIALDRYLVITHPLATIGVVSKRRAALVLLGVWLYALAWSLPPFFGWSAYVPEGLLTSCSWDYMSFTPSVRAYTMLLFCFVFFLPLLVIVYCYIFIFRAIRETGQALQTFRACEGGGRSPRQRQRLQREWKMAKIELLVILLFVLSWAPYSIVALMAFAGYAHVLTPYMNSVPAVIAKASAIHNPIIYAITHPKYRMAIAQHLPCLGVLLGVSGQHTGPYASYRSTHRSTLSSQASDLSWISGRRRQASLGSESEVGWMDTEAAAVWGAAQQVSGRFPCSQGLEDMEAKAPVRPQGREAETPGQAMTMAMAPWDTPANYELPLHPGWAFH from the exons ATGAACCCTCCTTCAGGGCCCAGAACCCAGGAGCCCAGCTGTGTGGCCACCCCAGCTTCACCCAGCAGGTGGGACGGCTACCGGAGCAGCACTTCCAGCCTGGACCAACCTCTACCCATCAGTCCCACG GCAGCCAGGGCTCAGGCTGCTGCCTGGATACCTTTTCCCACAGTTGATGTTCCAGACCATGCCCACTACACCCTGGGCACAGTGATCCTGCTGGTGGGGCTCACAGGGATTCTGGGCAATCTGATGGTCATCTATACTTTCTGCAG GAGCAGAGGACTCAGGACACCTGCCAACATGTTCATTATCAACCTCGCGGTCAGTGACTTTTTCATGTCCTTCACCCAGGCCCCTGTCTTCTTCGCCAGCAGCCTCCATAAGCGGTGGCTCTTCGGGGAGGCAG GCTGCGAGTTCTATGCCTTCTGTGGGGCTCTCTTTGGCATCACCTCCATGATCACCCTGATGGCCATTGCTCTGGACCGCTACCTGGTGATCACGCACCCACTGGCCACCATCGGGGTGGTGTCCAAGAGGCGGGCGGCGCTTGTCCTGCTGGGCGTCTGGCTCTATGCCCTAGCCTGGAGTCTGCCACCCTTCTTTGGCTGGA GCGCCTACGTACCAGAGGGGCTGCTGACCTCCTGCTCCTGGGACTACATGAGCTTCACGCCATCAGTTCGAGCCTACACCATGCTGCTCTTCTGCTTTGTGTTCTTCTTGCCCCTGCTGGTCATCGTCTACTGCTACATCTTCATCTTCAGGGCCATCCGGGAGACAGGCCA GGCTCTCCAGACCTTCAGGGCCTGCGAGGGTGGTGGTAGGTCCCCCCGGCAACGGCAGCGGCTGCAGAGAGAGTGGAAAATGGCCAAGATCGAGCTGCTGGTCATCCTTCTCTTCGTGCTCTCCTGGGCCCCCTACTCCATTGTGGCCCTGATGGCCTTTGCTGG GTACGCGCATGTGCTGACACCCTACATGAACTCGGTGCCAGCTGTCATCGCCAAGGCCTCTGCCATCCACAACCCCATCATTTATGCCATCACCCACCCCAAGTACAG AATGGCCATTGCCCAGCACCTGCCCTGCCTGGGGGTGCTGCTGGGCGTGTCGGGCCAGCACACTGGCCCCTACGCCAGCTACCGCTCTACCCACCGCTCCACACTCAGCAGCCAGGCCTCGGACCTCAGCTGGATCTCTGGACGGAGACGCCAGGCATCCCTAGGCTCAGAGAGTGAGGTG GGCTGGATGGACACGGAGGCCGCAGCTGTGTGGGGGGCTGCGCAGCAAGTGAGTGGACGGTTCCCCTGCAGTCAGGGCCTGGAGGACATGGAAGCCAAGGCCCCTGTCAGGCCCCAGGGACGGGAAGCAGAGACGCCTGGGCAG GCGATGACAATGGCGATGGCTCCGTGGGACACGCCAGCTAATTACGAGCTGCCGCTGCACCCGGGCTGGGCATTTCACTGA